The Geomonas ferrireducens genome includes a window with the following:
- a CDS encoding efflux RND transporter permease subunit, protein MSRFFINRPIFAWVIAIAVMLGGLLAMKSLPVSQYPPIAPPQISINAMYPGASAQTVQDTVTQVIEQKMNGIDNLLYMSSTSDSAGAVSINLTFRAGTDPNIAQVQVQNKLQLATPLLPQVVQKQGVQVVKSTRNFLMVVGIVSEDNSLNRYQLTDYLVSNVQDLVSRVEGVGEVTVFGSQNAMRVWMNPDKLNNFKLTPNDVSLALQAQNAQVSAGQFGGMPASHGQQLNATITARTLLQNQEQFEEIVLRTNPDGSTVKLRDVAKIDVGTENYDILARYKGKPVAAMALRLAAGANALDTADRVKAKMAELEKFFPAGAKVVYPYDTTPFVKISMEEVVKTLMEAVFLVFVIIFLFLQNIRATLIPTIAVPVVLLGTLGVLFAAGFSINTLTMFALVIVIGLLVDDAIVVVENVERIMTEEGLSPHDATVKSMGQITSALWGIATVLSAVFLPMAFFGGSTGVIYRQFSVTIVSAMILSVLTAQILTPALCSTLLKPVPKGHEACELGWYCGFFRWFNRMFDKGRHKYESIVHNSFRKPLRYLVFYGCLVAAMAIFFLRLPTAFLPDEDQGFIICQIQLPAGATQERTVKMLEKVEKHFLENEKKSVDSLITVAGFSFAGRGQNMGLAFVKLKDWKLRQTPDLKAPAVAGRAMGAFSQFRDGMAFAFSPPAVVELGQANGFDFQLQDRAGLGHQALMDARNQLLGMAMQNKKLMAVRPNGQDDTPQFKLNIDDVRAGALGVSLADINNTLATAWGSSYVNDFLQNGRVKKVYLQADAAYRMVPEDINKWYVRNDKGEMVPFSAFATAKWEHSSPRLERYNGIPSVEIMGNAAKGVSTGEAMAEMEAMAAKLPQGISYEWTGLSYEEKAAGKQAPALYAISLLVVFLAVAALYESWSIPFVNLLMLPLGLVGAVTAVTLRVLPNDIYLQIGLLTTVGLSTKNAILIIQFIKDQMHQGHELVEATLTAVKIRLRPVIMTSLAFFFGTLPLALTKGAGAGAQNAIGTAVTGGLLSATFIDLIFIPFFFVMVTKTFSKKHATAKAAAAPVSEVQ, encoded by the coding sequence CAACCTGCTCTACATGTCCTCCACCAGCGACTCGGCAGGTGCCGTCTCCATCAACCTCACCTTCCGCGCCGGGACCGACCCGAACATCGCCCAGGTGCAGGTGCAGAACAAGCTGCAGCTCGCCACGCCGCTTCTGCCGCAGGTGGTGCAGAAGCAGGGGGTTCAGGTGGTGAAGTCTACCCGTAACTTCCTGATGGTCGTGGGGATCGTCTCAGAGGACAACAGCCTCAACCGCTACCAGCTCACCGACTATCTGGTGTCCAACGTCCAAGACCTGGTAAGCCGCGTCGAGGGGGTCGGGGAGGTGACCGTCTTCGGTTCCCAGAACGCCATGCGCGTTTGGATGAACCCCGACAAGCTGAACAACTTCAAGCTGACACCCAATGACGTATCCCTCGCGCTGCAGGCCCAGAATGCCCAGGTTTCGGCCGGCCAGTTCGGCGGCATGCCCGCGTCTCACGGGCAGCAGCTGAACGCGACCATCACGGCCAGGACGCTTCTGCAGAACCAGGAGCAGTTCGAGGAGATCGTGCTGCGCACCAACCCGGACGGCTCCACCGTCAAGCTAAGGGACGTGGCGAAGATAGACGTCGGCACCGAGAACTACGACATCCTGGCGCGCTACAAGGGAAAACCGGTCGCCGCCATGGCCCTGAGGCTCGCCGCGGGCGCGAACGCGCTCGACACCGCGGACCGCGTCAAGGCGAAAATGGCCGAGTTGGAGAAGTTCTTCCCGGCAGGCGCCAAGGTCGTCTACCCCTACGACACCACCCCGTTCGTGAAGATTTCCATGGAGGAGGTAGTAAAGACCCTGATGGAGGCGGTGTTCCTCGTCTTCGTCATCATTTTCCTCTTCCTGCAGAACATCCGCGCCACCCTGATTCCGACCATCGCGGTGCCGGTCGTTCTGCTTGGTACCCTCGGCGTCCTATTCGCTGCCGGGTTCTCCATCAACACCCTGACCATGTTCGCCCTGGTCATCGTCATCGGCCTTCTGGTCGACGACGCCATCGTCGTCGTCGAGAACGTGGAGAGGATCATGACCGAGGAGGGTCTCTCGCCACATGATGCCACGGTCAAGTCCATGGGGCAGATCACCTCGGCACTTTGGGGGATCGCGACGGTGCTCTCGGCGGTCTTCCTTCCGATGGCGTTCTTCGGCGGCTCCACCGGGGTCATCTACCGGCAGTTCTCCGTCACCATCGTCTCCGCGATGATCCTGTCCGTTTTGACGGCGCAGATCCTCACCCCGGCGCTTTGCTCGACGCTCCTCAAACCGGTACCGAAAGGGCACGAGGCGTGCGAGTTGGGGTGGTACTGCGGCTTTTTCCGCTGGTTCAACAGGATGTTCGACAAGGGGCGCCACAAGTACGAGTCCATCGTCCACAACTCCTTCAGAAAACCGCTGCGCTACCTCGTCTTCTACGGCTGCCTCGTGGCCGCCATGGCGATCTTCTTCCTGCGTCTTCCCACCGCGTTTCTGCCGGACGAGGACCAGGGTTTCATCATCTGCCAGATCCAGCTTCCGGCAGGGGCCACCCAGGAACGTACCGTCAAGATGCTCGAGAAGGTGGAGAAGCACTTCCTCGAGAACGAGAAGAAGTCCGTCGACTCGCTCATTACCGTTGCGGGGTTCAGCTTCGCCGGGCGTGGCCAGAACATGGGCCTCGCCTTCGTGAAGCTAAAGGACTGGAAGCTGCGTCAAACACCTGACCTTAAGGCCCCCGCCGTGGCGGGTCGCGCCATGGGCGCCTTCTCGCAGTTCCGAGACGGCATGGCCTTCGCCTTCTCCCCTCCTGCCGTCGTCGAGCTGGGGCAGGCAAACGGCTTCGACTTCCAGCTTCAGGACCGGGCCGGGCTCGGGCACCAGGCGCTCATGGACGCACGTAATCAGCTCCTCGGCATGGCCATGCAGAACAAGAAGCTCATGGCAGTCCGCCCGAACGGCCAGGACGACACCCCGCAGTTCAAGCTGAACATCGACGACGTGCGCGCGGGAGCCCTCGGCGTCTCGCTTGCCGACATCAACAACACGCTCGCCACCGCGTGGGGTTCCTCCTACGTGAACGACTTCCTGCAAAACGGCAGGGTCAAGAAGGTGTACCTGCAGGCCGACGCGGCGTACCGCATGGTCCCCGAGGACATCAACAAGTGGTACGTGCGTAACGACAAGGGTGAGATGGTTCCCTTCTCCGCCTTCGCCACCGCGAAATGGGAGCACTCCTCGCCGCGCCTCGAGCGTTACAACGGCATCCCGAGCGTGGAGATCATGGGCAACGCAGCCAAGGGGGTCTCGACCGGTGAGGCGATGGCCGAGATGGAGGCGATGGCCGCGAAGCTCCCGCAGGGGATCAGCTACGAGTGGACCGGCCTCTCCTATGAGGAGAAGGCGGCGGGCAAGCAGGCTCCCGCCCTTTACGCCATCTCGCTTCTCGTCGTCTTCCTGGCCGTCGCCGCACTCTACGAGAGCTGGAGCATCCCGTTCGTCAACCTGCTCATGCTTCCGCTGGGCCTGGTCGGCGCGGTCACCGCGGTGACGCTTAGGGTGCTGCCGAACGACATCTACCTGCAGATCGGCCTTCTGACCACGGTCGGCCTCTCCACTAAGAACGCGATCCTGATCATCCAGTTCATCAAGGACCAGATGCACCAGGGGCACGAACTGGTCGAGGCGACGCTCACCGCGGTGAAGATCAGGCTGAGGCCGGTCATCATGACCTCGCTCGCCTTCTTCTTCGGCACCCTGCCGCTTGCACTCACCAAGGGCGCCGGCGCAGGGGCCCAGAACGCCATCGGCACCGCGGTCACCGGCGGCCTTTTGTCGGCGACCTTCATCGACCTTATCTTCATCCCGTTTTTCTTCGTCATGGTGACGAAGACGTTCTCCAAAAAGCACGCAACGGCCAAGGCCGCTGCCGCACCCGTCTCGGAGGTGCAATAG